The following are encoded together in the Primulina tabacum isolate GXHZ01 chromosome 18, ASM2559414v2, whole genome shotgun sequence genome:
- the LOC142533223 gene encoding aluminum-activated malate transporter 6-like isoform X2 has product MLAFLFARLSLLARKGEKAVVIISFFITGTTASYLKLYPTMEPYKYGYRAFVLTFCVIMVAGNRTREYTEAIVTRLLLIAVGACICFVINICIYPIWSGEDLHRLVLINFIELANSLEGCVNGYLKSVYLNRNSSRFMTQQASSNQLYLGYKSVIESANRENTLLNFSLWEPPHGRYKRHPHPWRTYVKVSGAKRHVFRSQLQRVGAEGAKVLLELGNKLEKMEKLCPQDNILKQVHEAGEQLQKKIDQRSFLLINSESWEITRDHTRELEDPDNLPSDKNGNESMHLSVKSISETSTYVKSSLFSVATRLPNKDFPKHKLRKHAPWPSWTAYEGDDFIKEDEVKTYHSASSLSLATFASLSIELVARLKNVVDAFEELSEEAQFKDPNIIELSAVKSSGVWARVLRCFGLKI; this is encoded by the exons ATGCTTGCCTTTCTCTTCGCTAGGTTGTCCCTCCTAGCCAGGAAGGGGGAAAAAGCCGTAGTCATCATAAGTTTTTTTATAACTG GCACTACCGCATCATACTTGAAACTCTACCCTACTATGGAGCCATACAAGTATGGATACCGGGCATTTGTTCTCACGTTTTGCGTAATTATGGTAGCTGGGAACAGAACCAGAGAATATACAGAGGCGATTGTGACTCGACTTCTTCTTATAGCAGTTGGTGCTTGTATCTGCTTTGTCATAAATATTTGCATCTACCCCATTTGGTCTGGGGAGGATCTTCATCGCTTGGTTTTGATTAATTTCATAGAGCTTGCAAACTCTTTAGAAG GTTGTGTGAATGGCTACCTCAAAAGTGTCTATTTGAACAGAAACTCGAGTAGATTCATGACTCAACAAGCCTCAAGCAATCAACTTTACCTCGGCTATAAGTCCGTGATAGAATCTGCAAACCGAGAGAACACATTG TTGAATTTTTCTCTTTGGGAGCCGCCTCATGGACGTTACAAAAGGCACCCGCATCCATGGAGAACTTATGTGAAAGTAAGTGGTGCG AAGAGGCATGTTTTTCGAAGCCAACTTCAAAGAGTTGGTGCAGAGGGGGCAAAGGTCCTGCTTGAGCTTGGAAATAAACTAGAAAAAATGGAAAAACTATGCCCGCAAGACAATATTCTGAAACAAGTGCACGAGGCAGgcgagcagttacagaagaaAATAGATCAAAGATCATTTCTTCTGATCAATTCAGAGAGCTGGGAAATCACAAGGGATCACACCAGAGAGCTAGAGGATCCCGACAATCTTCCAAGTGATAAAAATGGAAACGAAAGTATGCATCTAAGCGTTAAATCTATAAGTGAAACTTCGACTTATGTAAAGTCGTCTCTCTTCTCGGTTGCCACCCGTTTGCCAAACAAGGATTTCCCAAAGCACAAGCTAAGAAAACATGCGCCATGGCCTTCTTGGACTGCATACGAAGGCGATGATTTCATCAAAGAAGACGAGGTCAAGACGTATCATAGCGCAAGTTCCTTGTCTTTGGCTACATTTGCATCGCTTTCGATTGAACTTGTTGCAAGATTGAAGAATGTGGTGGATGCATTTGAAGAATTAAGTGAAGAAGCACAGTTTAAAGATCCAAATATCATCGAGTTATCTGCAGTGAAAAGTTCAGGCGTTTGGGCTAGAGTTTTAAGGTGCTTTGGGTTGAAGATTTGA
- the LOC142533223 gene encoding aluminum-activated malate transporter 6-like isoform X1 — translation MLAFLFARLSLLARKGEKAVVIISFFITGTTASYLKLYPTMEPYKYGYRAFVLTFCVIMVAGNRTREYTEAIVTRLLLIAVGACICFVINICIYPIWSGEDLHRLVLINFIELANSLEGCVNGYLKSVYLNRNSSRFMTQQASSNQLYLGYKSVIESANRENTLLNFSLWEPPHGRYKRHPHPWRTYVKVSGAVRHCAYVVMALHGCILSEIQAQHEKRHVFRSQLQRVGAEGAKVLLELGNKLEKMEKLCPQDNILKQVHEAGEQLQKKIDQRSFLLINSESWEITRDHTRELEDPDNLPSDKNGNESMHLSVKSISETSTYVKSSLFSVATRLPNKDFPKHKLRKHAPWPSWTAYEGDDFIKEDEVKTYHSASSLSLATFASLSIELVARLKNVVDAFEELSEEAQFKDPNIIELSAVKSSGVWARVLRCFGLKI, via the exons ATGCTTGCCTTTCTCTTCGCTAGGTTGTCCCTCCTAGCCAGGAAGGGGGAAAAAGCCGTAGTCATCATAAGTTTTTTTATAACTG GCACTACCGCATCATACTTGAAACTCTACCCTACTATGGAGCCATACAAGTATGGATACCGGGCATTTGTTCTCACGTTTTGCGTAATTATGGTAGCTGGGAACAGAACCAGAGAATATACAGAGGCGATTGTGACTCGACTTCTTCTTATAGCAGTTGGTGCTTGTATCTGCTTTGTCATAAATATTTGCATCTACCCCATTTGGTCTGGGGAGGATCTTCATCGCTTGGTTTTGATTAATTTCATAGAGCTTGCAAACTCTTTAGAAG GTTGTGTGAATGGCTACCTCAAAAGTGTCTATTTGAACAGAAACTCGAGTAGATTCATGACTCAACAAGCCTCAAGCAATCAACTTTACCTCGGCTATAAGTCCGTGATAGAATCTGCAAACCGAGAGAACACATTG TTGAATTTTTCTCTTTGGGAGCCGCCTCATGGACGTTACAAAAGGCACCCGCATCCATGGAGAACTTATGTGAAAGTAAGTGGTGCGGTCAGGCATTGTGCTTATGTCGTAATGGCACTCCATGGCTGCATTCTATCAGAAATACA GGCACAACATGAGAAGAGGCATGTTTTTCGAAGCCAACTTCAAAGAGTTGGTGCAGAGGGGGCAAAGGTCCTGCTTGAGCTTGGAAATAAACTAGAAAAAATGGAAAAACTATGCCCGCAAGACAATATTCTGAAACAAGTGCACGAGGCAGgcgagcagttacagaagaaAATAGATCAAAGATCATTTCTTCTGATCAATTCAGAGAGCTGGGAAATCACAAGGGATCACACCAGAGAGCTAGAGGATCCCGACAATCTTCCAAGTGATAAAAATGGAAACGAAAGTATGCATCTAAGCGTTAAATCTATAAGTGAAACTTCGACTTATGTAAAGTCGTCTCTCTTCTCGGTTGCCACCCGTTTGCCAAACAAGGATTTCCCAAAGCACAAGCTAAGAAAACATGCGCCATGGCCTTCTTGGACTGCATACGAAGGCGATGATTTCATCAAAGAAGACGAGGTCAAGACGTATCATAGCGCAAGTTCCTTGTCTTTGGCTACATTTGCATCGCTTTCGATTGAACTTGTTGCAAGATTGAAGAATGTGGTGGATGCATTTGAAGAATTAAGTGAAGAAGCACAGTTTAAAGATCCAAATATCATCGAGTTATCTGCAGTGAAAAGTTCAGGCGTTTGGGCTAGAGTTTTAAGGTGCTTTGGGTTGAAGATTTGA